Genomic DNA from Cydia amplana chromosome 9, ilCydAmpl1.1, whole genome shotgun sequence:
tggtccgttcaaagacacggaccaatcacggcacgagattgacacgaagatggagtaaaactaccgtataagtggcagagggggtagcgttactatgctcagtctagaggatgtcttgtctgtgagttCAGCTTATGAATGGCAAAAACCTTAGGTTCTATAGCTAATGTAAAGccccgcctgttcctatctctatacCCGGTGCTGgtgtacctagctttatttgacgtttatagttgtaattatgcctacttgaataaactatctttatctttatagcTCGGGCATTATTGATCATGGGCGCGACAGCAATATAAatacgcgcgtgcgatagagatagcaacaggcaTGTACAaaattctttttatttattagacaACACATTTTATACAAATCGGAACGCACAACTACTCCTATGTTAATAAAGACGTGTTCCAATGTATTTGGCTACACTTTCCGCTGCCagctatttatatattttgttacAACGAAACAGTCTACTAATGGTCTACATACATTATTACACTACAAGGTATCTTCTTCTTAGTCATATACTAAATTGTCAGAGTAATCACGGTCATTGAGGTCGTTGTATGGCCATTTTAATCGATTCCCGCCACGAGATATTAATTACCATTATATAAATGCCAAAATGCCCTATATTTATGTTATAAAATGTGATCACTTACTCAGTCTGATGCTTATCTAAGATCTTCAGTTTGCCACAGTGGACCAGGATGTCTGTGAGATGTGTCGCGAACCAACCGTTATCTGATATCTGCTGGATTTCGTGAATCACCTGAAAATAAACAATGAGTTTTACTGACAGCGcgtaatttgtttatattttctaGGTTATTATCTTATTATATTGTAGTCCAGGTTATCCAAATGTAAAGCAAATTTAACTACCTAGGAGATTGATttggattatttaatttaaataaaaatgtatgagATAATATGCAGTCGTTTTTATACCATCCTGGACGGTAACGGTAGGCAAAATTATTAAgggatttaaataataaatactgaTGTCGGCAGAACAGGACATCTTGTTGTGTGCGTGACTTTCAACTCTGGTATACTTCTATACCAACCttttcaatagggatgatgagtatgatgacacatgttgaattttataacaaaatctagtaaaatagatagcaaacgagcaatttgtcacaataatgtggatattaaaataaaatattgaagaattacaaaaatacaggacctgaaagtttcaaaatttaagttttttttttacttccaaaaacgataaaagtaagggtaccattcgattccttacatttcacccaaaaaaatattgtatagcaactatatacataaacgcaatatttcaccgacaaaaacgcaattttcttgttttgtccatactacaagatgggcgatgacgtcacggcctctggccgttttgtatagggcgtttcgcgagtgaagtgcgactgtcggactttgactacaatttctgacttttgtgttactttaatgcaatgggtcccatatagacatttgatcctaaaaacaaacccgatcgattgataccataaaaaaaattagtcatgtagcctattgcccATAGATCTTACCTGATGCAGTTCCCCCTCGACCGCAGGCCGCAGCAGGTCGTGCAGCGCGCTGCGGCCCGCTCCGCGCATGCCGGCgcacgcggcggcggcggcgcgcagtTCGTGCCGCTTCGCCCACGGCATGGTGAACACGGTCCAGCCGCCGAGAATGTAGAGCCATGAGTCGTATTTGGATAGGATGCTCTCGAATGCCGAGTAATCGCCAGTTACGAGCTGGAAGATAATATcaaatttgaatatttattttgatatctAAGGGCCCATTCGTAAGTCACCACAGCATAGGCCACATCAATTTCCAAGGTTTCCCAaaaaatcaaattttatttttgaacatGTAGTTAACTTTTTCAGTTAGAGTACTAGTCACTttttgtaaaaaatttaaatctaGTTCAAACTTTAAATatagtaatatctgggagacctgAGCTTTGCTCgtaaacatataaatataaaaaactaaaaaaatgcgcgttttcccagagataagacctagctagatcgatttttcgcccctgaaaaccccccGTTAGTAAATTTCATTGAATCTTTATGGAAATTAAATGTTGCAAGAACTTGTATTATGAGAGATTGTGACTGATTTTGCAGTTGATCGACCTCCACATACCTACAAACTAGACTTACCCTCATTATGAGTTCTAAGTGTGGCTGTGAAGCAACACTCCGGCTGCTCAGTTTGGATCGGCACTCGGCCTGCCAGTGCTTCCAGGTTATTGTGAATTCTCCAGTTGATAAACCTCCATATAcctacaaattattaaaatcagTATACAGAAAGGGTCAAAGAATTGTTGTACAAAGCAAAATAAATACATGTGTTTTCACTAGGCCTTTCACTTAGTAATGAAAagtaaaagtgtaataattaatgtatgtaatgtaatgtttcTCATTATTACTCATTGGTACTGAATTCCATTAAAGTCTGATACAATTTGATATGTTCTAGTTGCAGATTTCTAATTTGAAATTCATTAAATAGATTTATACATGGAAGAATAACTTGGGTGTATTTTGCATGACTCAAACCAATGTGTGAAAAGACCAAAGCATTGGCACACTATGTAGAAAATAATATGCATGATACTTACACTGTAAATTGGCATACTTTTTAAAGAGTTATCAACCAGTTTAAACTCAGTAGTATCTGTAGCGGAGTGTAGCTTCAACAGTGCCCGTGCCACATCCACTCTCCCCTGCACAATCATGCCTATGACAGTGTCCCAGTACTCCGGGTGCTCCTCGGAGCCCCGCTCGCATGCATCCAGCAGCTGCGTCGCCATCTGCTCATGGCATGGAAAGTGGAACCGGACCCATTCAAGTAAAAATGGTAGTACATAATCTCCAGGGACATTGTCCACGTATAGGATTTCACACAAATGCCACACGCACTCTATAGAGTAAAATATTGTTATACAGGTTAAAACGTTGTTCTTTTCAACGCCATCGCTCTCTTTGGACGCAGCTTCTTGGAGGTTTTCAATGCAAACTCGAATGATTGAGCGGTATTGGCGAGAATGCTTCAAAAATTCAACATGGTTATCCAAGTTTTTATTCGCTTCCGCGGCTTTTTGCAGGGACAAGAATGTCCCGTTGGATTCGTTTACTAATTTACGTAAAATTGGATGGAAAAGTAATATATCTTGACGAATGTTTAGAATTCTGTCATCACTCGTTGCTGGCGCACTTTTACTGGTAGTTTGACTTCTTGAAAATATTGAGAATTTATTTCCTCTTCTCCAAGTGCATGCTGCACGTCGTTCAAAACATTTGCCCGGCAAAACCTAAAAGAATTAGATTAATATTAAGAGTTTCATAAACATAACCTTATTGACTTAACAATCGGGCACTTACAAATGTTTTAGCACGGTTTATGGTCTCATTTTCACTAGCATCTGCTGGATTTTGCGAAAAACTGGATATATTCATTTTCTCTGGTACACACAAACTTTAATTATGATAAAAATTGCTAATTCTGTACAATTACAAATACAATCGCGGGACCGTTTCATTTCAtagtttctttttaattttccgCCTGTGTGTAGCCTGCCTGTACTTTATGGTATGAGAATTGTTTATGGGAAGAGTTTCGACTTTCATAGCCATAACACGCTACCGCACCGATTTAGGCTCTTTagacactatcgcaccgcaccgcgaccttggagcgtggcacccataagtgagagcgagaaagagatatctgtttctcgctctcacttatgggtgcgacgcactaagatcacggtgcggtgcgatagtgtgttactacTTTTATGGTGCCACCGCACCGACGTGACGTTGGCGCAGCGCAGTAGTGTGGTACGGCTTTCACAAATGTCATTTGAGTCACTCATTTCGTAAACAAGTTCTTTGACAATCGTGTAGAACCCCTTTACTGTTCGAAACATCTTTCGTATTTTTTTCGGTATTTTACATTCTATGGAAGGAAACAGTCAGTGAACATTCGTAATAATTAGTATTTCTTTAAACATAACAGTTCGGTGCAAAAGTTACAAATATcagataacaaaaataaaatactattaattatAAAATCTTATTGTGTTGACAAGCAACAACTTCAAATTAATTTTACAAGACAGATGTTTGACCGGAGGACTTGTTGGAGGACATGTTGATTTGGTCACGAATGAAACGATATTTGTCAATTCGTCAAGTGTAATTGTTTAGACAGGAATTAAACAAAATTAGACAGTAAAATCTGAATAATATCGTGTTGTGTTACGTGTTAGCCGTATAATGTGTGACTTTTATTTACGGCGATAAGTCGGACAAAAGGAAACTACTAATCATCAGTGACAATCTTACTTGGTAAGTGTTTTTGGTGTTGCATCGAAATTTTGCCTGTCACTAACTTTCTATGTAGTTATTGGATAGCGGAACGGTTTCTTGCACTGTATTTTATGAACTTTCATCCAGCTATATGATTTATCTTGTTCCTAAAGTCACGTTACCTCGACAATATATTTGTTAGAAACTACTAGATACAGTGAGTAACAGTAGTTAGAGAAGAGTATTCAGGACAGGGTATCCTCATATGTAGCCgagaatatttttcctgacgtCACTCCTTAGCAGTATTTAGCGTTCAATGTAGAGTGATAATGTTGATAAACTTTATCTGTAAGTGATAGTGCTATCATGTATGTTTTTCAGTAGACATTATTCAGaggtgattgtcagtttttatgaaacatAGCTTTGTTTACTGTGATAGTGATTTGGAGCAATTTTGTAAACCTGTAAGTTTATAAATACACATTTCTTCGCTTTGTCTGGCTTACCTAATACAGTaacattattaattactaactTTTTCCTTCCACTAGTCAAATTTACCTTAATTATAACAGGGctctttataattataataaactactTATTTTTTGATTTAATCAGCTTACCTTTTTATAATCAAAAAAATAAGAACTCTGTAAAAcccactttttatttttatgggaCCTCAGGACCCATAACCAGTTTTATGCCAAgtttaatacctatttttagGATTAAATAACAATGTAAATTAAAGACAAAAACTTACTAACTTCATTCAGTATTATTGTGAAACACAAAGACAAATCATTATTGGCTTCAATTGTACCATGAAGGACATAGTTGCAAGTCAGCTGATGCTCTGAAAAAACCATCACCATCTTTACAACTAAGTTCCTGGTAAGTTGTGACAACCTGttttttaagttaccagaagaaaaacattttattaattactaaaca
This window encodes:
- the LOC134651124 gene encoding nuclear pore complex protein Nup85; translated protein: MNISSFSQNPADASENETINRAKTFVLPGKCFERRAACTWRRGNKFSIFSRSQTTSKSAPATSDDRILNIRQDILLFHPILRKLVNESNGTFLSLQKAAEANKNLDNHVEFLKHSRQYRSIIRVCIENLQEAASKESDGVEKNNVLTCITIFYSIECVWHLCEILYVDNVPGDYVLPFLLEWVRFHFPCHEQMATQLLDACERGSEEHPEYWDTVIGMIVQGRVDVARALLKLHSATDTTEFKLVDNSLKSMPIYSVYGGLSTGEFTITWKHWQAECRSKLSSRSVASQPHLELIMRLVTGDYSAFESILSKYDSWLYILGGWTVFTMPWAKRHELRAAAAACAGMRGAGRSALHDLLRPAVEGELHQVIHEIQQISDNGWFATHLTDILVHCGKLKILDKHQTDVTSRLRDSLILEYGSLVMEHGSLWPVGLSYLCSTPPEGPARAELLLARLPVRTETKALRVAAEAQKYGLHNVVRSVCLCLGARHLSAGRSGAALAWGMRGRDSALCARAADAALRAYTRCGALPAQDLLPAAGVGLLLHHRALLLGKYCDFHRLYKNREFRKAAKLLISLLTSKIAPDYFWETLLLDTLPLLESDEPVFSAADTFEVMLCLELRARSLAGERAELLRLACARNLARTLLQDVNEE